A segment of the Candidatus Pelagisphaera phototrophica genome:
TGATAGCGGGAGGTATCTCGGAGGCACTTATAACCACTGAAACCGGATTAGTTTTAGCTATACCAGCAATTGTAGTCATTTCAACAATAAGGAAAAAACTCGATGCATTGGATTTGTTTTTAAAAAAATTAGAAAACTCAATAAACCAACACCTTCTCGATGCAAAGCGCAGTCAAGCCTAGGTAAAAAATTATGCCCAGAGCCAGAACACTCACAAATTCATCTTCCGGCAGTGATGAGATAAATATCTCACCACTAATCGATATGGTGTTTATTCTTCTTATTTTCTTTATCGTAACAACGGTCTTCGTGGAAGAGACTGGAGTGGAAGTCAGTAAGCCTCAAGCTGCGTCGGCTATAGACTTGGATAAGAATAGCATATTGATAGCGATAACCTCAAATGGACAAGTGGTATATGGAGGGAAAGACGTTGGCATTGGAGGTATTCGATCCACCGTACAGAGGCTTACTTCGGAAGAAGATATGCCAGTTATAATTCAAGCAGATAGAACAGTACCAACGGAACTTTTAGTCCGGGTCATCGATGAGGCAAAGCTTGGTGGAGCAATGTCTGTTAGTATTTCTACAGACGATATGAAGTGAATGGTTTATGGTCGAAAATACCGAACATAGAGTTCCTAGATTCACAGAAGAGAATTCTTCTAATGGTCTAAAGACAATCATCGCGATGTTGCTTTGCGCTTCAGGAGTATTTTTAATTTTGCCCTTCACCCAATATATAAGCGGTGGCGGGAACGATAAATCAGATATTGTCACGGTTGATGTGTCGCTTCCTCCGCCACCACCGCCTCCACCGGAACCTCCGCCCCCCGAAGAGGAAATAGTGGACGAACCGCCTCCAGAAATGAGTCGGAACGTCCAACAGCTTTCGCTAAGCCAGATGAGTTTGGCTCTCAATCCAGGGATTGGAGATGCTTTAGCAGGTGCTTTTGCCTTTGAAGGGTTTGGAGTGGAGCCAGACACGGTTGGAGATCTTAAAATATTTGATGTTTCTGATCTCGACCAACCACCGCGGCGGTTGAAAACGGTTTTGCCTGTTTATCCAGCTGAGTTGCGGCGACTACGCATTAGCGGAAATGTTTCTTTAATACTCATCATAAATACCGATGGGAGAGCTGAGGTAGAAAAAGTGGTTAAAGCGACAGCCAGAGAATTTACACAGCCAGCGATCGACGCGGTCGAAGAATGTCTTTTTGAAACTCCGACAAAAGACGGTAAGCCTGTTAGGGCCCGTTACGAAATCAATATACCTTTTCGCATGCAGTAGCTAAATGAATTGTTTATTTACCAATTAAATATGAATCGATTTTTAACAAACCTATCACTCCTAACAAGCTTACTCTTTGCAGTAACATCTCATAGTTCCGTCTACGACTTAGAGGAAATTAGCTGGGAGAATCCTAAATTTGTCAAAGCGTTTACGGGATCATACGCTTTTGATACTGCGAAGACACCTAGCATCACTAGCGATGAGAAAACACTTTTCGAGACCCTGACTCCACTCATCAGCTCTAGTCCCCAAGATGCTATTGCAATGCTGGAGAGCTCAATAACTGAGGAATCAAGTGGGGCACTAGATTACACCTTGGCAAATTTGCATTTTCAAGCGGCCAACAGCGAAAAAGCTATTATTGCATACAATGCTGCTTTGGGTAAATTTCCTGGCTTCGCGCGTGCTCACAAAAACCTTGGAATTCTTTATGTTCAGACGGGAAATTATGATGCGGCTCTTTCTTCCCTCTTAAAGACTGCTGCCCTTGGAAGTCTGGATGGATCTTTGCTAGGACTTATTGGATACGTTTACCTTAATAAGGGAGAAACCGCGAGTGCATTGGACGCTTACAGGCTTGCTTTGATTTTCGATCCTGAAAGTCGAGATTGGAAGCTCGGTAAGGCCCAATGTCTAATTAATGTTGGCAACAACGAAGAAGCAATTAGTATACTTGATGAGCTCATCGCAGTTAACCCTGGAGACACGAGCCTTCTAATGCTTCAAGCAAACGCTTTTATCGGAGAAGATGAGGAGATGAAGGCAGCTGCTAATTTGCAGATTGTTAATGAGCTTGGGAAATCTTCGGGGACTAGCCTCACTCTACTTGGGGACATCTTTATTAATAGAGATGCGCCAGACCTAGCGGTGGAATACTACATCGAGGCTTTGACGCTAGATGATCTAAACAAAAGCCGTTTAATGCGCACAATAAACGCCCTAGCGATCAGAGAGGCATGGGTCCAACTCGGTCAATTAGTTAAAGCTACACGAGAGATTGTCGGAAGCGAACTCAGTCCTGATGAGCAAACTACTTTGCTCAATTACGAGGCACAAGTAGCCCTTGGGACGGGTAACGATGCGGAAGCGATGATAGTTTTAACAGAAGTTGTCGAAAAAGATCCACTAAATGGGCAGGCCCTGCTTCTATTGGCTAACTACTATAGCCAGCAGAATGAGATAGAGAAAGCGATTATCTATTACGAGCGAGCACAGGATGTTGAGGAAACAGAGGTCGATGGCTTGATTCAGCACGCCCGTTTACTAGTTCGCAGTCGAGATTTTCCAGAGGCAGCTAGGCTTTTGCAAAGAGCCCAATCGATAAGGCCTCAAGGTAATGTCAAAGACTTCCTAGAAAAAGTGGAGTCAGCTGCCAGAAGCATGAGATATTGATTGGGTAAAGGAAACGTCTTTTCAGATCAGTTATTCCGACCGACAGGACTTAATATTACTCACAAAATATGTCGAAGGCGACAAAGCTTTCGGAGTCTTTTGTCGTATTTAATGAGGTTTTTCATTCCAATCATCGCGGTATTCCTTATCGGAACCCAAGAGTCCATTGCCCAGGAAATAAGCAGCGAAGAGTCGCTTCGCGACAGAAGCCGTATCTTAAAAAAAGTAAACCCTGTTTCCTCCGAGACGGCAGAATTTTCAGACTTTAGCGAGCTTAGTGCGTCAGAAGATGCAGAAGGTTTCTTGGCCCTAGGATACCTTTGGTCCGCTTATCAACAAAACGATCAGAAAAATATTCTTAGTTTATTGTCTCGATATAATAATCTGACGGGAAATTTTGGATATGGGACGAATCTGCAATACTCTTTTTATAATAGAGGCAAAAAATCATCGAGGGTTTCTATAGACATCGGTTCGAATAAATATGATAGACGCTTCGAATCTCTCCAGTATCTGTGGGACTCAGAAAAGGTTCCCTCAATAGATCGTTATTTGCCCAATACAGCACGGTTTGATGTCCGAAATCTGGAAACTCGAACTAGGCACCTAAGATTACAAGGACAGACTTCCATCGGGCCGCACAAATTTTTCTTAGCATCTAGCCAGGAAATTATTGAAGAGATTGAAGAAAGATTGCGGCTAGAATTCAAAATGGCTCGTCCTCTTTTCATTGAAGATTCAGAGGTGACATTCGGTGAGAGCCGAAAGAGAAAAAGTTTTCGTAAAGGTCCGGACTCAAGAACGGAGACTGTCTTCGGTTCGGGCTTTATTTTGGACTTTGACCAATTGAAGATCCGATTAGGTGCAGTTAATCGTCAATGGAAGCGCCTCCGTCCAGGAATATCAACAATTCAGTTCGAAGACAGACTCAACGAAGGGATAACTTTGAATGTGATCAATCAAAAAGAGCCTGTTATTGAGGGGAATATTGCTGAGCAAAACCTGCATCAGTTTGATTTTCTGGAAATTCGGTTTGAGAGCAAGAGTACTGAAGACAGCGATGATGTGGTTTACTTAGATACGAATTGGAGCGGGAATCATTCGTTATTCAAAATCGATTTATCGTTCGGGTCCCTTTTCAGAGAAAAAGTAAGGGAAAATTTTGAAGTCAGAAGAAATTTTAATGGATATGATGGGAGCTACAGATTGTCTGAGGTTGGAAGAAATGAGGCCGAAGGACCAATCCTTGGCAGGGATTATGAACTTGGGTATTTTCCGTCCGAAAATGAGATCCATGCACATTTTCTT
Coding sequences within it:
- a CDS encoding ExbD/TolR family protein, yielding MPRARTLTNSSSGSDEINISPLIDMVFILLIFFIVTTVFVEETGVEVSKPQAASAIDLDKNSILIAITSNGQVVYGGKDVGIGGIRSTVQRLTSEEDMPVIIQADRTVPTELLVRVIDEAKLGGAMSVSISTDDMK
- a CDS encoding energy transducer TonB, with translation MVENTEHRVPRFTEENSSNGLKTIIAMLLCASGVFLILPFTQYISGGGNDKSDIVTVDVSLPPPPPPPPEPPPPEEEIVDEPPPEMSRNVQQLSLSQMSLALNPGIGDALAGAFAFEGFGVEPDTVGDLKIFDVSDLDQPPRRLKTVLPVYPAELRRLRISGNVSLILIINTDGRAEVEKVVKATAREFTQPAIDAVEECLFETPTKDGKPVRARYEINIPFRMQ
- a CDS encoding tetratricopeptide repeat protein, whose protein sequence is MNRFLTNLSLLTSLLFAVTSHSSVYDLEEISWENPKFVKAFTGSYAFDTAKTPSITSDEKTLFETLTPLISSSPQDAIAMLESSITEESSGALDYTLANLHFQAANSEKAIIAYNAALGKFPGFARAHKNLGILYVQTGNYDAALSSLLKTAALGSLDGSLLGLIGYVYLNKGETASALDAYRLALIFDPESRDWKLGKAQCLINVGNNEEAISILDELIAVNPGDTSLLMLQANAFIGEDEEMKAAANLQIVNELGKSSGTSLTLLGDIFINRDAPDLAVEYYIEALTLDDLNKSRLMRTINALAIREAWVQLGQLVKATREIVGSELSPDEQTTLLNYEAQVALGTGNDAEAMIVLTEVVEKDPLNGQALLLLANYYSQQNEIEKAIIYYERAQDVEETEVDGLIQHARLLVRSRDFPEAARLLQRAQSIRPQGNVKDFLEKVESAARSMRY
- a CDS encoding outer membrane beta-barrel protein, with translation MRFFIPIIAVFLIGTQESIAQEISSEESLRDRSRILKKVNPVSSETAEFSDFSELSASEDAEGFLALGYLWSAYQQNDQKNILSLLSRYNNLTGNFGYGTNLQYSFYNRGKKSSRVSIDIGSNKYDRRFESLQYLWDSEKVPSIDRYLPNTARFDVRNLETRTRHLRLQGQTSIGPHKFFLASSQEIIEEIEERLRLEFKMARPLFIEDSEVTFGESRKRKSFRKGPDSRTETVFGSGFILDFDQLKIRLGAVNRQWKRLRPGISTIQFEDRLNEGITLNVINQKEPVIEGNIAEQNLHQFDFLEIRFESKSTEDSDDVVYLDTNWSGNHSLFKIDLSFGSLFREKVRENFEVRRNFNGYDGSYRLSEVGRNEAEGPILGRDYELGYFPSENEIHAHFLSNESNYSFDTVSSQQDSLSQDYTSYERVFGIYSNATFTLGDWVFLSGLRNENTKIETFGFEVIAQDDGSIEVSPKAGFQDYSNTFPTFSASYRHSKSSTSNLSWQRTIARPDYYDLIPYRIISRTSDIVTAGNPFLKPTFFEAISASWTKQIPTGVSVSAKLTSIGINDFFYSVEDTIKSGPYAGFRSRSQSNGTNASIRGFDFSMSKTFSSNFFGKEKTNIRLVHEYRESDADTNLEYVLPTMLPEVARNKFRFSLEQSIGKFRWLLQIDHKDKSIDKYGPNLSTFEYLDDKMTSNARFVYNFDQNWEALIDFINFGKTRLNETIGADGRIGQTTVDCWQSRMKITRRW